One window from the genome of Micromonospora aurantiaca ATCC 27029 encodes:
- a CDS encoding LysE family translocator, which yields MLGLSAATLAGYLAAIVVLMLTPGPDMMFVLANATRYGPRAGAVAALGVAAGEAVHVAAVVAGLATLIAASPVLFTAIRWAGAAYLIVLGLRALRGTGRPGAPADRPDGGAGRAFRRGLLTNLLNPKMILFSVAFLPQFVRPEAGPVAAQLVLLGVLFVAVQLAVDLALGVGAGRFARRWGDSRWSRRVDRLCAVAFVALGVRLAAG from the coding sequence GTGCTCGGACTGTCGGCGGCCACGCTCGCGGGTTACCTGGCCGCCATCGTGGTGCTCATGCTCACCCCGGGGCCGGACATGATGTTCGTGCTCGCGAACGCCACCCGGTACGGCCCACGGGCGGGCGCGGTGGCCGCGCTCGGGGTCGCCGCCGGGGAGGCGGTGCACGTCGCCGCCGTGGTGGCCGGGCTCGCCACGCTGATCGCCGCGTCCCCGGTGCTGTTCACCGCGATCCGGTGGGCCGGTGCGGCGTACCTCATCGTGCTGGGCCTGCGGGCGCTGCGCGGCACGGGCCGGCCCGGCGCACCGGCGGACCGGCCGGACGGGGGTGCCGGGCGGGCGTTCCGGCGCGGGCTGCTGACGAACCTGCTCAACCCGAAGATGATCCTGTTCAGTGTGGCGTTCCTGCCGCAGTTCGTCCGGCCCGAGGCGGGCCCGGTGGCGGCGCAGCTGGTGCTGCTCGGCGTGCTGTTCGTCGCGGTGCAGCTCGCCGTGGACCTGGCGCTCGGGGTGGGCGCCGGGCGGTTCGCCAGGCGGTGGGGCGACAGCCGCTGGTCACGGCGCGTCGACCGGCTCTGCGCTGTCGCCTTCGTCGCGCTCGGCGTCCGGCTGGCCGCCGGCTGA
- a CDS encoding acyl-CoA thioesterase, translated as MPDTITLTGRPPSASHLTLSQIMDQHHTNLMGTVHGGRILNLIDSVAGVVAARHSDGPAVTAAIDETAFLRAVRVGDVVHVDARITWAGRSSMEVAVKVSADRWDRAVPPVDVATAHLVMVAVDDEGQPRPVPPLHAETDGDRRRYREAQIRREHRLALRRALLDGAGEG; from the coding sequence GTGCCCGACACCATCACGCTCACCGGCCGACCACCGTCGGCCTCGCACCTGACCCTGTCGCAGATCATGGACCAGCACCACACCAACCTGATGGGCACGGTCCACGGCGGGCGCATCCTCAACCTGATCGACTCGGTCGCCGGTGTGGTCGCCGCCCGCCACTCCGACGGCCCGGCCGTCACCGCCGCCATCGACGAGACCGCGTTCCTGCGGGCGGTACGCGTGGGGGACGTGGTACACGTGGACGCCCGGATCACCTGGGCCGGCCGCAGCTCGATGGAGGTGGCGGTGAAGGTCAGCGCGGACCGGTGGGACCGCGCGGTGCCGCCGGTGGACGTGGCGACCGCGCACCTGGTGATGGTGGCGGTGGACGACGAGGGGCAGCCCCGGCCGGTGCCGCCGCTGCACGCCGAGACCGACGGCGACCGGCGGCGCTACCGGGAGGCGCAGATCCGGCGCGAACACCGGCTGGCGCTGCGCCGGGCGCTGCTCGACGGCGCCGGGGAGGGCTGA
- a CDS encoding DM13 domain-containing protein, which yields MGRRRVVLSVLAVVAVTGLGVSLYLFQPWRLVTDREVRETLPTVAEPSPAPAGTTGSSPTGAAPADVVLAAGDFVTHEHDTSGRAQLVRLADGRRQLLLRGLDTSDGPDLRVWLTDRKVLPGRAGWQVFDDGRWVELGRLKGNIGDQAYDIPASVDLDGLRSASIWCKRFAVSFGAAPLAAAGTGSAPA from the coding sequence ATGGGCAGAAGACGTGTGGTGTTGTCGGTGCTGGCCGTCGTGGCCGTCACCGGCCTCGGGGTGAGCCTGTACCTGTTCCAGCCGTGGCGGCTGGTGACCGACCGCGAGGTACGCGAGACGCTGCCCACTGTGGCGGAGCCCTCACCGGCGCCGGCCGGCACGACCGGCTCGTCGCCGACCGGCGCGGCGCCCGCCGACGTGGTGCTCGCCGCCGGTGACTTCGTCACCCACGAGCACGACACGTCCGGCCGGGCGCAGCTCGTCCGTCTCGCCGACGGCCGCCGTCAGCTGCTCCTGCGCGGACTGGACACCTCCGACGGGCCGGACCTGCGGGTGTGGCTCACCGACCGGAAGGTGCTGCCCGGCCGGGCCGGCTGGCAGGTGTTCGACGACGGCCGCTGGGTCGAGCTGGGCCGGCTCAAGGGCAACATCGGCGACCAGGCGTACGACATCCCGGCGTCGGTGGACCTGGACGGTCTGCGCAGCGCGTCGATCTGGTGCAAGCGGTTCGCGGTGTCGTTCGGCGCGGCGCCGCTGGCCGCGGCCGGGACGGGCTCGGCGCCGGCCTGA
- a CDS encoding response regulator transcription factor, whose protein sequence is MGRYVLVVDDDRTVSDVVRRYLEQDGCRVRLSFDGPDALATAEEEPPDLVVLDLMMPGLDGIEVCRRLRRRLPGLPVVMLTALGDEADRVAGLEVGADDYVTKPFSPRELVLRIRSVLRRAAPQDRGPTGVLRDGDLTADTDRRVAERGGQPLSLTVREFDLLAFLLANPGRAWSRAELLDRVWGWRFGDQSTVTVHVRRLREKIEDHPAQPRRIVTVWGVGYRYEPSEASR, encoded by the coding sequence ATGGGGCGCTACGTGCTCGTCGTCGACGACGACCGGACGGTGAGCGACGTCGTCCGGCGCTACCTCGAACAGGACGGCTGCCGGGTCCGGTTGTCCTTCGACGGGCCGGACGCGCTCGCCACGGCCGAGGAGGAGCCGCCCGACCTGGTGGTCCTCGACCTGATGATGCCGGGTCTCGACGGCATCGAGGTGTGCCGGCGGCTGCGTCGCAGGCTGCCCGGCCTGCCCGTCGTCATGCTCACCGCGCTCGGGGACGAGGCCGACCGGGTCGCCGGGCTGGAGGTCGGCGCGGACGACTACGTGACCAAGCCGTTCTCGCCCCGTGAACTCGTGCTGCGCATCCGGTCGGTGCTGCGGCGCGCGGCCCCGCAGGACCGGGGACCGACAGGGGTGCTGCGCGACGGCGACCTCACCGCGGACACCGACCGGCGCGTCGCCGAGCGCGGCGGGCAGCCGCTGTCGCTGACCGTACGGGAGTTCGACCTGCTCGCGTTCCTGCTGGCGAACCCGGGACGCGCCTGGTCGCGGGCCGAGCTGCTGGACCGCGTGTGGGGCTGGCGGTTCGGCGACCAGTCCACAGTCACCGTCCACGTCCGGCGGCTGCGGGAGAAGATCGAGGACCACCCGGCGCAGCCGCGCCGCATCGTCACCGTGTGGGGCGTCGGTTACCGGTACGAGCCGTCGGAGGCGTCCCGGTGA
- a CDS encoding sensor histidine kinase: protein MVIGLYALLAGAAVGALGVGALRLVRHRSILAHIAVLLAVTIASVTAGVTAVAQAMFLSAHDLQVVLVTVAASAALSLAVGVAFARRLAQAAVWADQARQRERQLEAGRRELVAWVSHDLRTPLAGLRAMAEALEDRVVDEPAAVAEYHRRIRVETDRMTRLVDDLFELSRITAGALRPALSPVPLGDVVSDAIAATAPLAADRRVRVLAPETGWPTVRAAEAELARVVTNLLVNSVRYTPPDGTVRIDAGRDDADAWLAVSDTCGGIPEADLPRVFDVAFRGTRARTPAPAGADEAAPAGGGLGLAIVRGLVEAHGGRVHAHNVTGGCRFVVRLPAV from the coding sequence ATGGTCATCGGGCTCTACGCCCTGCTCGCAGGCGCTGCGGTCGGCGCGCTCGGCGTCGGCGCGCTGCGGCTGGTGCGCCACCGGTCGATCCTCGCGCACATCGCGGTGCTGCTCGCGGTCACCATCGCCTCGGTGACGGCCGGCGTCACCGCCGTCGCCCAGGCCATGTTCCTGTCCGCGCACGACCTCCAGGTCGTCCTCGTCACGGTCGCCGCGTCCGCGGCGCTCAGCCTGGCCGTCGGGGTGGCGTTCGCCCGCCGCCTCGCCCAGGCGGCGGTCTGGGCCGACCAGGCCCGGCAGCGGGAACGGCAGCTGGAGGCGGGCCGCCGCGAGCTGGTCGCGTGGGTCTCCCACGACCTGCGTACGCCGCTGGCCGGGCTGCGGGCGATGGCGGAGGCGCTGGAGGACCGGGTGGTCGACGAGCCGGCGGCGGTGGCCGAGTACCACCGCCGGATCCGGGTCGAGACGGACCGGATGACGCGCCTTGTCGACGACCTGTTCGAGCTGTCGCGGATCACCGCCGGAGCGCTGCGGCCCGCGCTGTCCCCGGTGCCGCTCGGCGACGTGGTCTCCGACGCGATCGCCGCCACCGCGCCGCTGGCCGCCGACCGGCGGGTCCGGGTGCTCGCCCCGGAGACCGGCTGGCCGACCGTCCGGGCCGCCGAGGCCGAACTCGCCCGCGTCGTGACGAACCTGCTGGTCAACTCGGTGCGGTACACGCCACCGGACGGCACTGTCCGCATCGACGCCGGACGGGACGACGCCGACGCGTGGCTCGCCGTCTCCGACACCTGCGGCGGCATTCCGGAGGCGGACCTGCCCCGGGTGTTCGACGTGGCGTTCCGGGGCACCCGGGCCCGTACCCCCGCACCGGCCGGCGCCGACGAGGCGGCACCGGCCGGCGGCGGGCTGGGTCTGGCGATCGTGCGCGGACTGGTCGAGGCGCACGGCGGGCGGGTGCACGCGCACAACGTGACCGGCGGGTGCCGGTTCGTGGTCCGCCTGCCGGCGGTCTGA
- a CDS encoding ABC-F family ATP-binding cassette domain-containing protein, translating to MSDSFVVCSNLTFSWPDDTPVFQNLSFTLGGGRTGLVAPNGAGKSTLLKLIAGEYRPAAGSVTVDGVLGYLPQSLPLAADLTVAEVLEIAPLIAALHAIEAGDADERHFTTIGADWDIEERTRAQLDRLGLGGLAFDRRLGTLSGGQVVSLGLAAQLLKQPDVLLLDEPTNNLDLGARHRLYDVLEQWHGCLLLVSHDRALLDRMDRIAELDRGEMRFHGGDFTSYEAAVRAAQEVAEKNVRSAEQDLKREKRELQEARERAARRAGNAARNLKNAGLARIVAGGLKRDAQVAAGKANEMHSGRVDDARARLDEAERALRNEKTITVELPATTVPAGRTLLTAERVRVRHGERSLFAADGVDLTIRGPERIALLGDNGAGKSTLLRLIDGDLEPESGRITRADGRIAYLSQRLDLLDLDRTVAENLAAFAPQAPDAQRMNLLARFLFRGPRAHLPVGVLSGGERLRATLACVLGAEPAPQLLLLDEPTNNLDLVSVGQLESALHAYRGALLVVSHDERFLAAIDVGRWLRLADGRLVETGPPDAG from the coding sequence ATGTCCGATTCCTTCGTCGTCTGCTCGAACCTGACCTTCTCCTGGCCGGACGACACCCCGGTCTTCCAGAACCTCTCCTTCACCCTCGGCGGCGGCCGGACCGGACTGGTCGCGCCGAACGGCGCCGGCAAGAGCACGCTGCTCAAGCTGATCGCCGGCGAGTACCGCCCGGCCGCCGGGTCGGTGACCGTCGACGGCGTGCTGGGCTACCTCCCGCAGAGCCTGCCACTGGCCGCCGACCTCACTGTGGCCGAGGTCCTGGAGATCGCACCGCTGATCGCGGCGCTGCACGCCATCGAGGCCGGCGACGCCGACGAGAGGCACTTCACCACCATCGGCGCCGACTGGGACATCGAGGAGCGCACGCGCGCGCAACTCGACCGGCTCGGCCTCGGCGGCCTCGCCTTCGACAGGCGCCTGGGCACGCTCAGCGGTGGGCAGGTGGTCTCCCTCGGCCTGGCGGCGCAACTGCTCAAGCAGCCCGACGTGCTGCTGCTGGACGAGCCGACGAACAACCTCGACCTGGGCGCCCGGCACCGGCTCTACGACGTGCTGGAACAGTGGCACGGCTGTCTGCTGCTGGTCAGTCACGACCGGGCTCTGCTGGACCGGATGGACCGCATCGCCGAACTCGACCGCGGTGAGATGCGCTTCCACGGCGGCGACTTCACCTCGTACGAGGCGGCCGTGCGGGCCGCGCAGGAGGTGGCGGAGAAGAACGTCCGCAGCGCCGAACAGGACCTCAAGCGGGAGAAGCGGGAGTTGCAGGAGGCCCGCGAACGGGCGGCCCGGCGAGCCGGCAACGCCGCCCGGAACCTGAAGAACGCGGGTCTGGCGAGGATCGTCGCCGGCGGCTTGAAGCGGGACGCGCAGGTGGCGGCGGGCAAGGCGAACGAGATGCACTCCGGGCGGGTCGACGACGCCCGGGCACGGCTGGACGAGGCCGAGCGGGCGCTGCGCAACGAGAAGACGATCACGGTGGAGCTGCCCGCCACCACCGTCCCGGCCGGACGCACGCTGCTGACCGCCGAACGGGTCCGGGTCCGGCACGGTGAGCGGTCGCTGTTCGCCGCCGACGGTGTCGACCTGACGATCCGCGGTCCGGAGCGGATCGCCCTGCTCGGCGACAACGGCGCGGGCAAGTCGACGCTGCTGCGCCTGATCGACGGCGATCTGGAGCCGGAGAGCGGCCGGATCACCCGCGCGGACGGCCGGATCGCGTACCTGTCGCAGCGGCTGGACCTGCTGGACCTGGACCGTACCGTGGCGGAGAACCTGGCCGCGTTCGCGCCGCAGGCCCCTGACGCGCAGCGGATGAACCTGCTCGCCCGCTTCCTGTTCCGCGGCCCGCGCGCGCATCTTCCGGTCGGGGTGCTCTCCGGCGGGGAGCGGCTGCGCGCCACGCTCGCGTGCGTGCTGGGCGCCGAACCGGCCCCGCAGCTCCTGCTGCTCGACGAGCCGACGAACAACCTCGACCTGGTCAGCGTCGGGCAGTTGGAGAGCGCGCTGCACGCCTACCGGGGCGCGCTGCTGGTGGTCAGCCACGACGAGCGGTTCCTCGCCGCGATCGACGTGGGCCGCTGGCTGCGCCTGGCGGACGGACGCCTGGTGGAGACCGGTCCCCCGGACGCCGGCTGA